One segment of Sinorhizobium sp. BG8 DNA contains the following:
- the recN gene encoding DNA repair protein RecN — MLAQLSIRDIVLIERLDLAFEAGLSVLTGETGAGKSILLDSLSLALGGRGDGSLVRHGTDRGQVTAVFDVPSSHAARLLLRENGIDDDGDLIFRRQQSGDGRTKAYVNDQPVSVQLMRQAGQLLVEIHGQHDDRALVDTDAHRILLDAFGGLSEAASEVTGLYQHWKDAERALKKHREKVEASAREADYLRSSVEELEVLAPQEGEEEELAEKRARMMKAERIAVDIGEANDFLNGNASPVPLIASMMRRLERKSHEAPGLLEETVELLDQALNQLSDAQMAVEAALRKTEYDPKELERTEERLFALRAASRKYSVPVTGLPALAARMIADLADLDAGEERLVKLEKQLGEARGAYAAASRSLSEKRHHAGEALAAAVMAELPALRLERARFMVQIDSDPEGGGEQGIDTVEFHVQTNPGTRPGSIMKVASGGELSRFLLALKVALADRGSAPTLVFDEIDTGVGGAVADAIGQRLKRLSSTVQVLSVTHAPQVAARAATHLLISKGPIEGSESVATRVAQMDEGARTEEIARMLAGASVTDEARAAAARLLSGGG; from the coding sequence ATGCTGGCGCAGCTTTCGATCCGCGATATCGTCCTGATCGAACGGCTTGATCTGGCCTTCGAGGCTGGCCTGTCCGTCTTGACCGGCGAAACCGGCGCCGGAAAATCCATCCTGCTCGACAGTCTTTCGCTTGCGCTTGGCGGACGTGGAGACGGCTCGCTCGTCCGCCATGGCACCGATCGGGGGCAGGTGACTGCGGTCTTCGACGTTCCGTCGAGCCATGCCGCCCGCCTGCTTCTGCGCGAAAACGGCATAGATGACGACGGCGACCTGATCTTTCGGCGTCAGCAGTCCGGCGACGGCCGCACCAAGGCCTATGTGAACGACCAGCCCGTTTCCGTCCAGCTGATGCGCCAGGCGGGCCAGCTTCTCGTTGAAATCCACGGCCAGCATGATGACCGTGCGCTGGTCGATACCGACGCGCACCGCATTCTTCTCGACGCCTTCGGCGGCCTGTCTGAGGCTGCTTCCGAAGTGACCGGACTGTATCAGCACTGGAAGGATGCCGAGCGTGCCCTCAAGAAGCATCGTGAGAAGGTCGAGGCATCGGCCCGCGAGGCGGATTATCTGAGATCCTCGGTCGAGGAGCTTGAGGTGCTTGCCCCCCAGGAGGGCGAGGAGGAAGAGCTCGCCGAAAAGCGCGCGCGGATGATGAAGGCCGAGCGAATTGCGGTCGATATCGGAGAGGCAAACGACTTTCTCAACGGCAACGCATCGCCTGTGCCGCTCATCGCCTCGATGATGCGCCGGCTGGAGCGCAAGAGCCATGAGGCACCGGGTCTTCTCGAAGAGACCGTAGAGCTTCTGGATCAGGCTTTGAACCAGCTTTCCGACGCCCAGATGGCCGTGGAAGCCGCGCTGCGCAAGACCGAGTACGACCCGAAGGAGCTTGAGCGCACGGAGGAGCGATTGTTCGCTCTGAGAGCCGCATCGCGCAAGTACTCCGTTCCCGTCACCGGGCTTCCGGCCCTTGCCGCCCGCATGATCGCCGATCTCGCGGACCTCGATGCGGGCGAGGAGCGTCTGGTCAAACTCGAAAAACAGCTCGGGGAAGCGCGCGGCGCCTATGCCGCTGCTTCCCGTTCCCTTTCGGAAAAGCGTCATCACGCCGGAGAGGCGCTCGCAGCCGCGGTCATGGCGGAGCTCCCGGCGCTCAGGCTCGAACGTGCCCGCTTCATGGTGCAGATCGACAGCGATCCAGAAGGCGGTGGCGAGCAGGGGATCGACACCGTCGAATTCCATGTGCAGACCAACCCGGGGACGCGGCCTGGTTCCATCATGAAGGTCGCGTCCGGCGGCGAGCTCTCGCGCTTCCTGCTCGCGCTGAAGGTGGCGCTCGCTGATCGCGGATCGGCGCCGACGCTCGTCTTCGACGAAATCGACACCGGCGTCGGTGGCGCCGTCGCGGATGCCATCGGCCAGCGGCTGAAAAGGCTGTCCTCGACCGTACAGGTCCTCTCCGTCACGCACGCACCGCAGGTCGCGGCGCGTGCGGCGACGCATCTGCTGATCTCCAAGGGGCCCATAGAGGGCAGCGAATCTGTTGCTACCCGGGTCGCCCAGATGGACGAAGGCGCGCGGACGGAAGAAATAGCGCGCATGCTTGCCGGTGCCTCCGTGACCGACGAGGCGAGGGCCGCGGCAGCACGGTTGCTCTCGGGCGGGGGCTAA
- a CDS encoding outer membrane protein assembly factor BamD has translation MILAGSARVGKAARIVCVTLVGVASASLLTACQSDPDIDITKLSAETDPPDVLYNQGLANLNAGKVTEASRKFEAIDRQHPFSEYARKALVMNAFVNYRQGRNDEAIAAGSRYLALYPQSEDAAYAQYIVGLAYSKQIPSVTQDQRASQKTIEAMQAVIDKYPDSEYVEDAQIKIRFARDQLAGKEMQIGRYYLERKEYLAAVTRFRTVVEQFSNTNQVEEALARLVESYYAMGIVAEAQTAAAVLGHNYPDSQWYSDSYKLLQSKGLEPRENNGSWISRAGKKLIGA, from the coding sequence ATGATACTTGCAGGGTCTGCTAGAGTAGGTAAGGCGGCGCGCATCGTGTGCGTAACGCTTGTTGGCGTGGCCTCCGCCTCGCTGTTGACGGCTTGCCAAAGCGATCCCGACATCGACATCACGAAGCTGAGCGCAGAGACCGACCCGCCGGATGTGCTCTACAATCAAGGATTGGCCAACCTCAACGCCGGTAAGGTGACCGAGGCCTCGCGCAAGTTCGAGGCGATCGATCGCCAGCATCCCTTCTCCGAATATGCCCGTAAGGCGCTGGTGATGAACGCCTTCGTCAACTACCGCCAGGGCCGCAACGATGAAGCGATCGCGGCGGGCTCCCGTTATCTCGCGCTCTATCCGCAGTCGGAAGACGCCGCTTACGCCCAGTACATCGTCGGCCTTGCATATTCCAAGCAGATCCCGAGCGTGACGCAGGACCAGCGCGCTTCGCAGAAGACCATCGAGGCCATGCAGGCCGTGATCGACAAGTATCCGGACTCGGAATACGTCGAGGATGCGCAGATCAAGATCCGCTTCGCCCGTGACCAGCTCGCGGGCAAGGAAATGCAGATCGGCCGCTACTACCTGGAACGCAAGGAGTATCTGGCTGCGGTGACGCGTTTCCGTACGGTCGTCGAACAGTTCTCGAACACGAACCAGGTCGAAGAGGCGCTGGCGCGTCTGGTCGAATCCTATTATGCCATGGGTATCGTGGCTGAAGCACAGACGGCTGCGGCCGTTCTCGGCCACAACTATCCGGACAGCCAGTGGTACTCCGACTCCTACAAGCTGCTTCAGTCGAAGGGGCTCGAGCCGCGCGAGAACAATGGTTCCTGGATATCGCGTGCGGGCAAGAAGCTTATCGGCGCCTGA
- a CDS encoding PAS domain-containing protein yields the protein MDIFEGRGNSRDEESPTNATERLTATFWKRYNQLREAVRSTDDLLVGRLDREVTTALSALLNHRAATSKERQVQFGALLRLLREEADDSSCVMNNATRIENLLRRYLPQDEKADSFPPLPSLASTVNDGLLDVPMMDNLPERVSIVTTDYRYLYTNAVDASRLGRKPHELVGRHVSEVLGADQFEASVKSDLDRCFGGETVEETTVRQGDGGTIVVRRRLTPCYADKNILLGALVVTQEGPDRRKRTNA from the coding sequence ATGGATATTTTCGAGGGACGTGGGAATTCGCGGGACGAGGAAAGCCCGACGAATGCAACGGAACGACTGACCGCGACCTTCTGGAAGCGCTACAACCAGCTTCGCGAGGCCGTCCGGTCGACCGACGACCTCCTGGTGGGCCGCCTGGATCGGGAAGTCACGACGGCACTCTCGGCATTGCTCAACCACAGGGCCGCCACCAGCAAGGAACGCCAGGTACAGTTTGGCGCGTTGCTGCGGCTGCTTCGCGAGGAAGCCGACGACAGTTCCTGCGTCATGAACAATGCCACCCGCATCGAGAACCTGCTTCGGCGCTACCTGCCGCAGGACGAGAAGGCGGACAGCTTCCCACCGCTCCCGTCGCTCGCCTCCACGGTCAATGACGGCCTGCTCGACGTTCCGATGATGGATAACCTGCCGGAACGCGTATCGATCGTCACGACCGACTATCGCTACCTTTACACCAATGCCGTCGACGCCAGCCGACTCGGCCGCAAGCCGCATGAACTGGTCGGCCGGCATGTCAGCGAGGTGCTGGGCGCGGACCAATTCGAGGCGAGCGTGAAGTCCGATCTCGACCGCTGCTTCGGCGGCGAAACCGTGGAAGAGACCACGGTTCGACAGGGAGACGGCGGCACGATCGTGGTGCGCCGGCGCCTGACGCCCTGCTATGCCGACAAGAACATCCTGCTGGGAGCGCTCGTTGTCACCCAGGAAGGCCCCGACCGGCGCAAGCGCACCAACGCTTGA
- the ligA gene encoding NAD-dependent DNA ligase LigA: protein MALEKIPVEALTEEQAAAELAFLAAEIAHHDELYHGKDQPEISDAEYDALKRRNEAVETRFPSLVRDDSPSKTVGAAPLPTFAPVTHARPMLSLDNTFSDEDVRDFVSSVYRFLGQLPDNSIAFTAEPKIDGLSMSIRYENGRLVNAATRGDGTTGENVTANILTISEIPSRLPAGVPGVVEVRGEVYMAKSDFLALNEKMAAEGKQTYVNPRNTAAGSLRQLDASVTASRNLRFFAYAWGEMSEMPADTQFGMVQTFKSWGFPVNPLTERLFGLEDIIGHYREIGLARPDLDYDIDGVVYKVDRLDLQARLGFRSRSPRWATAHKFPAEQAFTKLERIDIQVGRTGALTPVARLEPVTVGGVVVTNATLHNEDYIRGLGNSGEAIREGRDIREGDTVIVQRAGDVIPQIVDVVMEKRPAGSVEYEFPKTCPVCGSHAVRDINEKSGKIDAVRRCTGGFVCRAQAVEHLKHFVSRNAFDIEGLGAKQIDFFFEAEDPSLSIRTAPDIFTLEQRQSASLTKLENIEGFGRVSVRKLYDAINARRTIALHRFIYALGIRHVGETTAKLLARAYATYEAFGEAMASAAPLSGEAWNELNSIDGIGEVVARAIVEFYKEPRNLEVVSRLLEQVTPEAAEAPVATDSPVAGKTVVFTGSLEKMTRDEAKAMAERLGAKVAGSVSKKTDLVVAGPGAGSKLDKAREFGVEVIDEDQWFERIK from the coding sequence ATGGCACTTGAGAAAATCCCCGTCGAAGCGCTAACCGAGGAGCAGGCTGCAGCCGAGCTCGCCTTTCTCGCGGCCGAGATCGCACATCACGACGAGCTCTATCACGGCAAGGACCAGCCGGAGATCTCCGACGCCGAATACGATGCCCTGAAGAGGCGCAACGAAGCCGTCGAAACACGGTTTCCGTCGCTCGTGAGAGACGACAGCCCGTCGAAGACGGTCGGAGCAGCGCCGCTGCCCACGTTCGCGCCTGTCACCCATGCACGGCCAATGCTGTCGCTCGACAACACGTTTTCCGATGAGGACGTGCGCGATTTCGTAAGTTCGGTCTATCGCTTCCTCGGCCAGCTGCCGGACAATTCCATCGCGTTCACTGCCGAGCCCAAGATCGACGGGCTTTCGATGTCGATCCGTTATGAGAACGGTCGTCTCGTCAATGCGGCGACGCGCGGCGACGGCACGACGGGGGAGAACGTCACTGCCAATATCCTGACGATCAGCGAAATCCCAAGCCGGTTGCCCGCGGGTGTGCCTGGTGTGGTCGAGGTTCGCGGCGAAGTCTACATGGCCAAGAGCGATTTCCTGGCGCTCAACGAGAAGATGGCCGCCGAAGGCAAGCAGACCTACGTCAATCCCCGCAACACGGCAGCCGGGTCGCTTCGCCAGCTTGACGCCAGCGTCACGGCCAGCCGGAACCTGCGTTTCTTCGCCTATGCATGGGGCGAGATGTCGGAAATGCCGGCGGACACCCAGTTCGGTATGGTACAGACCTTCAAGTCCTGGGGGTTCCCGGTCAATCCGCTGACTGAAAGGCTCTTCGGGCTGGAGGATATCATCGGTCACTACCGTGAGATCGGGCTTGCGCGTCCCGATCTCGACTACGACATCGACGGGGTCGTCTACAAGGTGGACCGGCTCGACCTGCAGGCCCGGCTCGGTTTCCGGTCGCGCTCCCCGCGCTGGGCGACCGCCCACAAGTTTCCGGCCGAACAGGCCTTCACGAAGCTGGAGCGCATCGACATCCAGGTGGGACGCACCGGTGCGCTCACGCCCGTCGCCCGCCTCGAGCCGGTTACCGTCGGCGGCGTCGTCGTCACCAATGCGACACTGCACAACGAGGACTACATCCGTGGCCTCGGCAATTCGGGCGAGGCGATCCGGGAGGGCCGTGACATCCGCGAAGGCGATACTGTGATCGTCCAGCGGGCAGGGGATGTGATTCCCCAGATCGTCGACGTGGTCATGGAGAAGCGCCCCGCCGGCTCCGTTGAGTACGAGTTCCCGAAGACCTGCCCGGTCTGCGGCAGCCATGCCGTGCGCGATATCAATGAGAAGTCCGGCAAGATCGACGCCGTGCGCCGATGCACGGGTGGCTTCGTTTGTCGCGCGCAGGCGGTCGAGCATCTGAAGCACTTCGTTTCCCGCAATGCCTTCGACATAGAAGGGCTCGGAGCCAAGCAGATCGATTTCTTCTTCGAGGCGGAGGATCCTTCGCTTTCGATCCGCACCGCCCCCGATATCTTCACGCTGGAGCAGCGCCAGTCCGCCTCGCTGACCAAGCTGGAGAACATCGAGGGTTTCGGGCGGGTAAGTGTCCGCAAGCTCTATGACGCGATCAATGCCCGCCGTACGATCGCGCTTCACCGCTTCATCTACGCGCTCGGCATCCGCCATGTCGGCGAGACGACCGCGAAACTGCTTGCGCGCGCTTACGCAACCTATGAGGCGTTCGGAGAGGCAATGGCGTCGGCCGCGCCGCTTTCGGGTGAGGCCTGGAACGAGCTCAACAGCATCGACGGCATCGGAGAGGTGGTCGCGCGGGCGATCGTCGAGTTCTACAAGGAACCGCGGAACCTCGAAGTGGTGTCGCGCCTGCTCGAGCAGGTGACGCCTGAGGCGGCCGAGGCACCGGTGGCCACGGACAGCCCCGTGGCGGGCAAGACCGTGGTTTTCACGGGTTCACTCGAGAAGATGACCCGCGATGAGGCGAAGGCGATGGCCGAAAGGCTGGGTGCGAAGGTGGCGGGATCCGTGTCCAAGAAGACCGACCTCGTCGTCGCCGGGCCGGGTGCCGGATCGAAGCTCGACAAGGCACGGGAATTCGGCGTCGAGGTCATCGACGAGGACCAGTGGTTCGAACGGATCAAATAG
- a CDS encoding DEAD/DEAH box helicase: protein MAQFEGLVPAMANALANRGYTTLTPVQQAVVDPALSGADALVSAQTGSGKTVAFGLAIAPTLLDGSDRLDVAEAPLALAIAPTRELAMQVKRELEWLYELTGASIASCVGGMDMRNERRALDRGAHIVVGTPGRLRDHIARGSLDLSAIRAVVLDEADEMLDLGFREDLEFILEAAPEDRRTLMFSATVPREIATLAKNYQRDAVRISTAGEQRQHADIEYRSLVVVPSDRENAIINVLRFYDAQNAIVFCSTRAAVNHLTSRFNNRGFSVVALSGELSQNERTHALQAMRDGRARVCIATDVAARGIDLPNLELVIHADLPTNPETLLHRSGRTGRAGRKGVSALIVPVPARRRAERLLQNANLKATWASAPSAEEIIQRDDERLLADTTLSDSISDDESAIVDRLLETHGARQIAAAFARLYRGNRSAPEDLIEVTVQDSRKGRERQGDFPVTPKRPRDEFGPSRWFSLSVGRKQNAEPRWLIPMLCRAGDFTKNEIGAIKMQQEETYVEISADSADAFLAKIGPNKTLEKGIRVVPLNGQPDLSGGGGRKAGPARGFGKDRRDGGDQRPARSEERTWEKKPGGKKPKGDGGPKQTWEGKPKRAKAAAGDSPYAQKDGGAPGKKKFKKSKG from the coding sequence ATGGCACAGTTCGAAGGCCTCGTTCCGGCGATGGCAAACGCGTTGGCAAACCGCGGTTACACGACCCTCACTCCTGTTCAGCAGGCGGTCGTCGATCCCGCGCTCAGCGGAGCCGATGCTCTCGTTTCCGCGCAGACAGGCTCTGGCAAGACCGTGGCCTTCGGGCTTGCGATCGCCCCCACCCTCCTCGACGGCTCCGATCGTCTCGACGTGGCCGAGGCGCCTCTTGCGCTTGCGATTGCCCCGACCCGCGAGCTTGCCATGCAGGTCAAGCGCGAGCTGGAATGGCTCTATGAACTGACAGGAGCTTCGATTGCCTCCTGCGTCGGCGGCATGGACATGCGCAATGAACGCCGGGCTCTCGACCGCGGCGCGCACATCGTCGTCGGAACGCCCGGGCGACTGCGCGACCACATCGCGCGCGGCTCGCTCGACCTTTCGGCGATCCGGGCAGTCGTTCTCGACGAGGCCGACGAGATGCTCGACCTCGGTTTCCGCGAAGATCTCGAGTTCATCCTCGAGGCAGCGCCGGAGGACCGCCGTACGCTGATGTTCTCCGCGACCGTCCCTCGCGAAATCGCGACGCTTGCGAAGAACTACCAGCGTGACGCCGTGCGAATCTCCACGGCCGGCGAGCAGCGCCAGCATGCGGACATCGAATATCGTTCGCTCGTCGTCGTCCCCTCTGACCGCGAGAATGCGATCATTAACGTCCTGCGTTTCTACGATGCGCAGAACGCTATCGTCTTCTGTTCGACCCGTGCGGCCGTGAACCACCTGACATCGCGGTTCAACAACCGCGGCTTCTCGGTCGTCGCACTTTCCGGTGAACTGAGCCAGAACGAGCGCACCCATGCGCTCCAGGCCATGCGCGACGGTCGCGCCCGCGTCTGCATTGCCACCGATGTCGCCGCGCGCGGCATCGACCTGCCGAACCTTGAACTGGTCATCCATGCGGATTTGCCGACAAATCCGGAGACGCTGCTCCACCGCAGCGGCCGTACCGGTCGTGCCGGACGCAAGGGCGTCAGCGCACTGATCGTGCCGGTGCCGGCGCGGCGTCGCGCAGAGCGGCTGCTCCAGAACGCCAACCTGAAGGCGACCTGGGCATCGGCTCCGTCCGCTGAAGAGATCATCCAGCGCGACGACGAGCGCCTGCTCGCGGATACCACGCTTTCCGACAGCATTTCCGATGACGAAAGCGCAATCGTCGACCGGCTCCTGGAGACGCATGGCGCGCGTCAGATCGCGGCCGCCTTTGCTCGCCTCTACCGCGGAAACCGTTCTGCGCCCGAGGACCTCATCGAGGTCACGGTCCAGGACTCCCGCAAGGGCCGCGAGCGCCAGGGCGACTTCCCGGTCACGCCGAAGCGTCCGCGCGACGAGTTCGGCCCGAGCCGCTGGTTCTCGCTGTCTGTCGGACGCAAGCAGAATGCCGAACCGCGTTGGCTCATCCCGATGCTGTGTCGTGCCGGCGATTTCACGAAGAACGAGATCGGCGCCATCAAGATGCAGCAGGAGGAAACCTACGTAGAGATTTCCGCCGACAGCGCTGACGCCTTCCTGGCGAAGATCGGACCGAACAAGACGCTGGAGAAGGGCATTCGCGTCGTTCCTCTCAATGGACAGCCGGACCTTTCGGGTGGCGGCGGGCGCAAGGCCGGCCCGGCTCGCGGGTTCGGAAAGGACCGCCGGGATGGCGGCGACCAGCGCCCTGCCCGCTCGGAAGAGCGCACATGGGAGAAGAAGCCCGGCGGAAAGAAGCCGAAAGGGGACGGCGGGCCGAAGCAGACATGGGAAGGCAAGCCGAAGCGCGCCAAGGCTGCAGCCGGGGATTCCCCCTATGCTCAGAAGGACGGCGGTGCGCCCGGAAAGAAGAAATTCAAGAAATCGAAGGGGTGA
- the lpxC gene encoding UDP-3-O-acyl-N-acetylglucosamine deacetylase, with amino-acid sequence MTIGLLGYQTTISDAITIAGTGVHSGAAVSITFHPAEADSGIVFQRVHDRRVISEYRAVSSQVGNTDLCTVLGFSAATSIATIEHVMAALYALGLDNVLIEVHGAEMPIMDGSSSVFIDAIDQVGLTPLAVKRRYIRVTKRVRVESGASWAEFSPYDGTRFEVEIDFDCPLIGRQAWKGDLTPATFRTELARARTFGFMRDVERLWAAGYALGSSLENSVVISDDNTVINVEGLRFKDEFVRHKTLDAVGDLSLAGAPFIGCYRSYRGGHKMNANALKALLSDRSAYEVVETSSPRARPGQRELIAVTAPEFAPWSA; translated from the coding sequence ATGACTATCGGACTGCTTGGCTATCAAACGACGATCTCCGACGCGATCACCATCGCGGGGACGGGGGTTCATTCCGGGGCAGCCGTTTCCATCACCTTCCACCCTGCAGAGGCCGACAGTGGCATCGTCTTCCAGCGCGTGCATGATCGCAGGGTAATCAGCGAATATCGCGCCGTTTCCTCCCAGGTCGGCAATACGGACCTCTGCACGGTCCTCGGCTTTTCCGCAGCGACTTCGATCGCGACCATCGAGCATGTCATGGCGGCGCTCTATGCGCTCGGACTGGACAATGTTCTGATCGAGGTTCACGGCGCCGAGATGCCGATCATGGACGGCAGCTCGTCCGTTTTCATTGATGCGATCGATCAGGTCGGCCTGACGCCGCTTGCCGTCAAGCGCCGCTACATCCGCGTCACCAAGCGCGTGCGCGTCGAATCGGGGGCCTCCTGGGCCGAGTTCTCTCCCTATGACGGAACCCGCTTCGAAGTGGAGATCGATTTCGATTGCCCGCTCATCGGCCGCCAGGCCTGGAAGGGCGACCTGACGCCAGCGACCTTCCGGACGGAGCTCGCCCGCGCCAGGACGTTCGGCTTCATGCGCGACGTCGAGCGCCTCTGGGCCGCCGGTTACGCGCTCGGCTCGTCTCTCGAGAACTCGGTCGTCATCTCCGACGACAATACCGTGATCAACGTCGAGGGCCTGCGGTTTAAGGACGAATTCGTTCGCCACAAGACACTCGATGCCGTCGGCGACCTGTCGCTTGCCGGTGCGCCGTTCATTGGCTGCTACCGTTCCTATCGCGGCGGACACAAGATGAACGCCAACGCCCTCAAGGCGCTTCTCAGCGATCGTTCGGCCTATGAGGTCGTCGAAACGTCTTCGCCGCGGGCACGCCCCGGCCAGCGTGAGCTGATTGCGGTCACCGCTCCGGAGTTCGCTCCCTGGTCCGCATGA